The Gemmatimonadaceae bacterium region ACCGTGAAGGCCGCCGAACAATTGGGAACGGCGGGATGACTCCGCGTCGGTCCGCCGGCGATAGCGGTGAAGGCGGCGACCTCAATTTGTTTTCGGCGCCGGATCAGGTCGAACGCGCTCCGGCCCGCCGCCCCGCGCCTCCACCGATGCCGACCCTTCCCCCCGAGGCGCCCGCCCGGTATCCCGGCGAGACCGCGCAGAGCGCCATCTCGATCGGTACGTTGAACGAGACCGCTCGCGAGCTGCTCGAAGGCGCGTTCATCCCGCTCTGGATTCGCGGCGAGGTCGGCGACTTCAAGGCGCACCGCAACGGTCATTGGTACTTCACGCTGCGCGATCGCACGGCTCAGGTCCGGGCCGTCGTGTGGAACCGAGACCAGCGTCGAATCGCCGCGCCGCCCGACGACGGCATGCAGGTCGTGGCCTTCGGGCGGCCGACCGTCTATCCGGCTCGCGGCGAGCTTCAATTCACCGTGCTGCGCCTGGACGCCGAAGGTGATGGCCTGCGTCGTAAGGCGCTCGAAAAAACTCGGCAACGGCTCGAGGCCGATGGACTTCTCGCGCCGGAGCGCAAACGCGCGCTCCCGCGATTCCCGCGGGTGATCGCCGTGATCACGAGCCCGGACGGTGCGGCGCTCCACGACATCGTGGCGGTCGTGCGCCGGCGTCGCGCGGCGGTGCGGCTGGTCGTCGTGGCCGCGGCGGTGCAGGGCGATTCGGCGCGCTCCGAACTGTGCGCCGCGCTCCGCCGCGTGTCGAAGTGGGGACGCGCCGACGTCGTGATCGTCTCGCGCGGCGGCGGGGCCAAAGAGGATCTCTCCGTCTTCAACGACGAGAAGGTCGCGCGCGCCGTCGCGGCGTGTCCGGTACCGACGATTTCCGCGGTGGGCCACGAGATCGACGTGTGCATGTGCGACCTCGTCGCCGACGTTCGCGCCCCCACGCCATCCGCCGCCGCCGAAGCCGCCACACGATCGCGCGCCGAGCTCGAAGCCGAGTTGAGACGCATCGCGACGCGTCTCACCGGTGGCGCACGCTCTGCCGTCCGGATGCGCAAGGATCGGCTGCGCCACGCGGCGCGCGACCTCGCCGAGGTCGGCTCGAACGTGGTCGCCGCGGAAAAGAGCGCCATTCAATCGATCGCCGGGCGGCTGCACGCTTTGAGTCCGTTGGCGACGCTCGCGCGCGGCTACGCCGTGCCGCGCGGCCTGGATGGGGCAACGCTCACGTCGATCAATTCGTTCATCGACGGTATGCCCTTCGAGCTAGTCGTGAGCGACGGCGTCGTGCCGGCGCGCGTCCGCCGAGACGAGAAGCCATGACCTTCGAGCAGCGGCTGGCGCGGCTGGAGGCAATCGTCGCGCAACTCGAGCGCGAGGGTGTGGATCTCGCCCAATCGCTCGCGCTGTTCGAGGAGGGCGTGGAGCATCTGCGCGGGGCATCCGCCGATCTCGCCAACGCCGAAGCCACGGTGCACCGCCTCGTTGAACGCGCCGACGGAACGTTTGATGTCGTCGATCGGCGTGAGTGAACGCGCGCCTCTGTCGATCGACTGGAGGGCGCAGCGCTCGGCGATCGATCGGGAGCTCTCGTCGCTATGCGATCGACACGCGAACGATCTCGGACCGCAGCTCATCGAGGCCGTCCGATACGCGCTGCTCGGCGGAGGCAAGCGGCTCCGCGGTCTGCTCCTCCTCGCGGCGTATCGCGCGGCGGGAGGAACGGCGGATGCGTCGGCGCTCGCCGCCAGCATCGAGGTGGTGCACGCGTACTCGCTCATCCACGACGACTTGCCGTGCATGGACGACGACGACATTCGCCGCGGCCGGCCGACCGCGCATCGGGCATTCGGCGTGCGCACCGCGACCGTCGCCGGCGTGGCGATGGTGCCCGTCGCCGCGCTCTCGGCGTTTCGCGCCGCCCGCGAGCTTGGGCTCAGCGACGAGCAATCCGCGAACGTCGCCGGAGAGCTGATGCACGCTTCGGGAGCCGGCGGAATGATCGGCGGCCAGCTCCTGGACCTCGACGCGGAGGGAAGCGATCCGCCCGTCGAAGATCTGGAACGAATCCACCGAGCAAAGACGGGCGCATTGATTCGGGCGGCAGCGGTGATCGGCGGAATGGCGGCGCAGGCGTTGCCGGCGAAACTCGACGCGCTCGCCGAGTACGGCGATTCGATCGGTCTCGCGTTTCAGATCGCCGACGACGTGCTCGACGTCACGGCCACTACCGACCGCCTCGGCAAGACCGCTGGACGCGACCTGGATCTGGCCAAGGGCACGTACCCGCGCGCGCTCGGCGTCGCCGGGGCTGAGCGCAGGGCAGGCGAGTTGGTCGAGCAGGCGTGCCGAGCGTTGCGCCACGAGGGTTTACTCAACGAGGAGCTCGATGCGCTGGCGCATTTCGCGGTCGAGCGCGCTTCGTAGCCGGTCGCTAACTTTTACAGCGACAATGCTCCCCCCCACCCACCCATGAGCATCCTCGACCGCGTCAATTCGCCCGCTGACGTCCGCGGGATGAACCGGGAGGAGCTCCGCCACCTGGCGGACGACGTGCGCGCCCGGCTGATCGATGTCTGCTCGCGGACGGGCGGCCATATCGGCGCCGGATTGGGGGTCGTCGAGCTGACGATCGCGCTGCACTACGCTTTCGATACGCCCCGCGACCAGCTCGTGTGGGACGTGGGCCACCAGGGCTATCCGCACAAGTTGCTCACCGGCCGTAACGCGCGAATGGAAACACTGCGCCAGGAAGGCGGAGT contains the following coding sequences:
- the xseA gene encoding exodeoxyribonuclease VII large subunit encodes the protein MPTLPPEAPARYPGETAQSAISIGTLNETARELLEGAFIPLWIRGEVGDFKAHRNGHWYFTLRDRTAQVRAVVWNRDQRRIAAPPDDGMQVVAFGRPTVYPARGELQFTVLRLDAEGDGLRRKALEKTRQRLEADGLLAPERKRALPRFPRVIAVITSPDGAALHDIVAVVRRRRAAVRLVVVAAAVQGDSARSELCAALRRVSKWGRADVVIVSRGGGAKEDLSVFNDEKVARAVAACPVPTISAVGHEIDVCMCDLVADVRAPTPSAAAEAATRSRAELEAELRRIATRLTGGARSAVRMRKDRLRHAARDLAEVGSNVVAAEKSAIQSIAGRLHALSPLATLARGYAVPRGLDGATLTSINSFIDGMPFELVVSDGVVPARVRRDEKP
- a CDS encoding farnesyl diphosphate synthase, coding for MSSIGVSERAPLSIDWRAQRSAIDRELSSLCDRHANDLGPQLIEAVRYALLGGGKRLRGLLLLAAYRAAGGTADASALAASIEVVHAYSLIHDDLPCMDDDDIRRGRPTAHRAFGVRTATVAGVAMVPVAALSAFRAARELGLSDEQSANVAGELMHASGAGGMIGGQLLDLDAEGSDPPVEDLERIHRAKTGALIRAAAVIGGMAAQALPAKLDALAEYGDSIGLAFQIADDVLDVTATTDRLGKTAGRDLDLAKGTYPRALGVAGAERRAGELVEQACRALRHEGLLNEELDALAHFAVERAS
- the xseB gene encoding exodeoxyribonuclease VII small subunit; translated protein: MTFEQRLARLEAIVAQLEREGVDLAQSLALFEEGVEHLRGASADLANAEATVHRLVERADGTFDVVDRRE